AGATATTATATCCTACTCCATATGCCCTAGGCAGTACGGCCTTTACCGCTTTTACGGCTTTTCCCCCTCAAACCCAACTCAGGAATGGTACGGTAGCGTAATCCACAGGTTTTTAAAGAGGGCCCACACAATTTACAGGATTAAAGGAAGGGTAATTTCCCCAGATGAAGTTGAGGAAATCTTTAGAAAAGTTGAAACCTCAATGGAGGCAGAGGGGATAAGGCCGACTTCTCCAAAGGTTAGGGAGAAGGTAATTTCAATCTTAAAGGAGTTTTGCCGCCTCTACGGAGAGGAGTTTATCCCGAAAATCGTTGAGGCCGAACTAAGACTCGTTAAGGAGCTCTCTGAGTTTATCCTCTATGGGATAGTTGATGCCCTAAAAGAAGAGAATGAAAACTTTGAAATCTGGGATTATAAGGGAATGGACAGGCCAGATCCTTCAACTCCCTACGGAAAGAGGAAGTTGGATATTTACGAAAAGCAGATGTTCGTTTACGGCTACCTCTTTAAGGAGAAAAACGGGAGTTATCCAAAAAAGGCTGTTCTTTTATTTATGAACGAGCTTGTTAAGGAAAACGGTAGTCCACTTTACGCGATTGACTTTACAGAGGAAGAAACAATTAAGAAGGTAGAGAGGTTTATTGAGGAGTTCTCTGAGATAGTAAAAAAAATAGAAAAGTCAAAAGAGAGCGGAAAGTGGGAACTCCCAAAAGAGATTGATAAGAAAACCTGTTCCCAGTGTGACTTTAGGTTTGACTGTGAAAAGTTTTCCTCTTTGAGATAATTTCTCCCACACTTTTTGACCGGAGAAGAGCTTGAAGTACTTTATGCCCTACTGGGAGGACTGGGTTCACAGGGACTTTGACCCGATTAAGGATACCTACGGTAAAGGCGGTTTTAAAAATTCCCTCTTTGCCCATGAGATCTTCAATCCTCCTCCCTACGACGGAATACTCGTTAGCCTCGGAGTTTTTAAGCTAAAGCTAAGGCTCATTAGGGAAAACGGAAGGCCGACAATTAGGGGTTATAAGAACATTAAAAAGTATTTAAAACTCCCTTCCTCCTTTCCCCTTTTGGGAGATTGCGGAGCCTTCACTTACGTAAGCAGTAAAGAGCCCCAGATTGAGATTTTTGAAGCAGTTGAAATCTACTCAAAGCTCGGTTTTGACTACGGAATCTCTGTTGACCACATCTGCAGTGAAGTCATTACGGTTGAAAAGGAGGATGTAGATAAGTTTGATTTTACAGATGCAAAGCCTGCAAGGGGAGGGAGGGTAAAGCTAACTCTCTCTGAATGGGAGCTTGAGTGGAGAAGGGAATTAAGCCTTAAAAACGCTAAGGAGTTCTTAAAGGAGAGTTTAGGAGCTCCCTTTACTCCGGTAGGAGCAGCCCAAGGGTACTCTGTTGAAACCTACGTTGACAGCGTTAAAGAGCTCGTAAAGATGGGATACAGGTATGTAGCAGTAGGCGGTTTAGTTCCAAGGAGCACCGATTTCATATCTTCTCTTCTTGAGGAGCTCTACAGGGAAGTTGACCTATCTGAGGTTAAAGTTCACCTACTTGGGGTTTTAAGGGAGGAGCTCCTACCTAAAATGGCATCTTTTGGAGTCTACAGCTTTGACAGTGCCTCATACTTTAGGAAGGCTTGGCTAAAGGCCAAGGAAAACTACCTGGGAGTTGATGGAAACTGGTATGCCTCTATAAGAATTCCAGACTCCTCAAACCCGAGGCTTTCAAAGAGGTTGAAGGGAAACTACGAGAACCTTAAGGAAACGGAAGAGAGGATACTGAAGAACTTAAGGAAGTACGATAGGGGGAGTTTAAGGGAAGTGGGAGCTCTAGTTGAGGATATAATCTCCTACGATAAACTCTTTTACAGGGGGGAGTTTAAAGAAGATAAGTATGCGGAGCTCTACCTGAAACTCTTAAAGAGCAAAATCTGGAAAGAGTGTTCCTGCCCTATCTGTAGGGAACTTGGAATAGACGTAGTCATATTCAGAGGTTCAAACCGAAACAAGCGCCGAGGCTTTCATAACACGTATCTCTTTCATACAAGTTTAAAGGAGCATGTGAAATCCGAATCCGAATTTGGTATGAATTATATTTAGACATTATATTTTATCTTTTTGATCGCTAAAAGGAGGAAACCTTGAAAAGGTTTTCTAAAGTTTTGAGATTAGGCAAAGTTAAAATAAGCCACTTTTTCTTAATAACTCATTTAGTATTGATAGTATCACTGCTGTTCATAACATACGAATTAAACAAGTTCATTATATCACAGGAAATGGAAAAACTCTCCTTTCAGACATCTCAGGCTATTGCCGAACAAATTGTTTATGATCTTAAAAACTTCTCTATGTCTGATGATAAACTGAAAGATTATTTATCTCAATTAAAAGACAGATTTAAAAGGAGAGGCTTAAAAATCAGACTTATTCAAAATAAAATAGTGCATAAAAAAGAGAAAATAGGTAATAAGATAATTCTTGTTTATCCAATCCAAATGAAAAACTTTTCAGGAAGTATAGAAATAGAGCAGGATATTTCTTACTACATCAAAGAAATAAATAAGAAAATTACTTTAGCAGCTCTATTTTCCCTATTTCCTGGACTAATCGTCTTCTTACTTTCCGAACTTTCAGATAAAGAGTTAACAAAATCCATAAAATCCATATCTAGGAAGATAGAAAACATCAATAGTTTAGATGATTTATCAAAACTTGAAAAAGAGTTACTTGAATTACCATTTGAGGAATTCGTAAAAATTCAAGAAAACATAAATAAGTTAATCGACAGAATCAAAAAGATTGCTGTTGATAAGAATATCTTAGAGTTTGAAACTAAAATCCTAGAAAAGTTCATGCTGACCTCTGATTCGATAAATGATTGGCGTTCTTTTCTAAGAGATATATTACAGCAGCTCAATGAAATTATTGATTATACTTATTTCTTCTCAATATTTAAGGAGGGAGAATCGAAATTTACAGCTACTATCTTTTGGAACTGTAAAAACTATAAAAAATTTACTCATCTAGTCGAAAACTACATTATCAAAGTTTTAAAAGAAAAAGGACTTTACGATGAAAATTTCTTGATAGACTTTGAACATATTCCTGTAGGAAAGGAAAAAATTTGTTCAAATCTTAAAGAACTTCTTGAATCCAAAGAGATAATCAATATTGCAAAAGCCTTAATAGTAGACCAACCTTTAGTTGGTGGAGTAGTAGGTCTAGGAGTTCACATAACAGAAACTGAAAACAGCACAAAGGCGTTAGCAATAGAAAGTATCCTTTCTATTTTGCTCAACTATGTAGGTTCTATAAAAGCCATAAGTAAGTACACTAAAGAACTAGAGTATTACGCTACGAGAGATCCTCTTACTGGACTCTACAATCAAAGGCTCTTCTGGGAGCTCTTAGATTACGAAGTAAACAGAGCAAGGAGGTACAACTATCCATTCTCAGTCTTAGTTATTGACCTTGATAATTTTAAAGTAGTAAACGATACCTACGGACATCACTTTGGGGACGAGTTTTTAGTTGAAATTGCAAGAATAATACAAAACACCTTAAGGAAGGGAGATGTTATTGCTAGGTACGGAGGAGACGAATTCGCAATTATCCTTCCCCTAGCAGACATAGAGCAGGCTTTATCCATTGCTACAAGAATCATAGAGAACTTAAATAAATTTTCTATACGAGCTCCTGATGGAAAAAAGATAAAAGCTACAGCATCCATAGGAATTGCTACGTTTCCTTACCATGGAAAGACTGCCAAAGAACTTTTCACCGTTGCTGACAGTATGATGTACAAGGCGAAAGAGGAAGGAAAGGGAAAAGTAGCCGTTCCTTCTCAGGAAGATATAGCAGAACTTCTTCAAAGTGCTGCGGATAAAAGTTTTATCATCTTAGATGCTGTTGAAAATAAGAAAGTAATACCTTATTACCAACCTATTAAAAACTTGAAAACAGGAAAGATTGAAGCTTTCGAAGTTTTAATGAGAATTGAGCACGAAGGGAAGATACTTACTGCAGATAAGTTTATCGAGACTGCAGAAAATTTAGGATTAGTTTATAAGTTGGATCTTATTCTGCTTGAAAAAGTTATGGAAACAATAGTTCAAAAATTTAAAGATAAGTTTAAATGTAAACTATTTTTCAATTTATCACCTAAAAGTTTGATAATTTCGGACTTTATACAAAAAATCGACAGTATCATTGGTTCTAATATTAATCCTAATCAAGTAGTATTTGAGATAACAGAGAGGGAAACAGTTAGAAACATAAAACTCTTGGAGAAATTTACACTTAACCTAAAAGAAAAGGGTTATCAATTTGCTATAGATGACTTTGGAGCCGGATTTGCTTCTTTCCAGTACGTTAAATTTCTTCCTATTGACTACGTTAAAATCGATGGAGAATTTATTCGCTCCTTGCCAAGCAGCAGGATGGACAAAGCATTTGTAATGAGTTTGATTACCCTTGCTAAAGCTTTAAATATAAAAACAATAGCAGAGTTTATAGAGAATGAGGAAATAGAACAAACCGTTAAAGAACTTGGCGTTGATTGCGGGCAAGGATTTTACCTAGGAAAACCCACTTCAGACATTTCAAACTTTTTGGAATAGTTAAGTCATGGCTATTTGCTTGTTGGTTTGAAAAATCTATATTAATAGACAGCCGCCATCAACCTATAGATTAGACAACGCTTTCTATGGAAACCTTTATAAGGCGAACCCTTTTAGGAGGTTTCTATGGGATTCTCTAAGTTCAAAGAGGAAGGTAACGTTTTGGAAAAAAGGGAAGAAAAAGAAAGAGATTCTTTCTCAACAACGGCAACTACCTCTCTCGAAGAACTTTCAAAGAAATTTTTTCAAATTAGTGAAGACGGAATGGCAGCAATTGAGGAACTCAAAAGCACAATGGAGCAAATAGCCGCAGCTGCCGATGAAAGTGCAGGAGCTGCCGAAGAAACCCTAGCGACCGTAAAAGAAGTAAACAACAAAGCCCACTTGCTTACATCCGAGGGAGAGTACGTAAGGAACGTAGTTCTGGACCTCCAGAAAACCCTTAAAGCCTCATCAGAAAGGCTCGAAGAAAGCGTTAACGGAATGCAGGACTTTTCCCGTTCAGCCGATAAAATAGCCCAAAAGAGTAGAGAGATCCTTGAAGCAAGCGAAAACATATCATCTGCAGTTGAATTAATAACTAACCTTTCAAATAAAACCTCCCTCTTTGCGTTAAACGCAGCAATAGAAGCTGCACGAGCAGAGGATAAAGGAAGAAGTTTTACTGTCGTTGCATCTGAAATTAGACATATAGCTGGAAAATCTAGTAGTTATGCCGAAGGAGTAAGGGGAAACGTAAAAGAGGTTCAGAACCTCATTGGCACACTTCAGAAAGAAATTGAAAGTGTAACAAAAGAGATAGAAGATACAGCTATTATTGCAAAAAATGCTTCCTCAAAAGGATTGAATTTAATAAATCACTTTGTAGAAATAGCAGAAATTGTAAAAGAATCTTTAAATAGGATAAAAGAAGTTAACAAAGAGGCTGATTTCCTCCTTAGAGGAACAGAGACTATATCAGCAGCAGCAGAGGAGAGTGCAAGTGCAATTAATGAGGTAACAAGTACCATATCTCAACAAGTAAATGCCTTTAAACAGGTAGAAAAAGCTGCTTTACTCCTTACAAATACGGTAAAGGAAGGAAATTTAGAGAGAAAAGAATTATTGTCTTCTATTGAGGAAGTTAGAAATTCTATTTATTCCCTTGAAAACTCAACAGAACAAATAGTTGAAGCTCTTTCCCAAATTGAACAGGCCGCTGAGATTTCTGCGGATGATGCCTCAAAAAACTTGAAAGTAGCTGAAAACGGCGAAAACCTTATGTTTGAAGTGAATACCTTCTTAGAAGACTTGGTAAAAGGCTTAAGGATGAGCAAGGAAAACTTTCAGTCTATTATGGAGTCAATCTCTAGAATTGAGGAAAAAGTAAGAGAAATTTCTGATCTTCTACTTAGACGAAAGAGTGATATCAACTCGATAAGATTAAAAGTTAAAACAATTCAGAAGCTGTGCAGAAGGATAGAGAATACCATTATTCAAATAACAAATCTTGCTGTAAGTGGACTTATTGAAGCTGCGCGGATAGGAGAACTGGGAGATGGTTTTAACGATGTGAGCAACGATATTAGGGACCTTGCTGTTAATGCAGAAGAACAGCTTGACAGGGCAGAGAACACAATAGAAGTTTTAATGGAAAAAATCGAATCTATATTATCCGACATTGATAATTTGATACTTTCCCTCGACAGAGAGAGAGATAAACTTCAGAATCTTAAATTTGAACTTAAAGAAAGTGAGGAAGAAATAGAGAAAAGCTTTAACGTCGCAAATGGGCTTTTAGAATCTGCAGAGACTCTTAAAAAAATGGTTGAGCAATCCAAAATTGCTGCCCAACAGATAGAGGAAGCAGCTTCTATTTCCCTGAAAAATGTAACAGAATCTAAAGAGGCTGCAGATCTGATATTAAAAAACACAAAGCAGATGGAAGAGATAGCAAATAGATTGGCTAAGTTAGCCTCTTAAACCCTAATTTATCTGGGTGAAAGATGAAAGAGAATATTCTTGTTGTAAGAATAGGAAAGGAATTCTTAGCAATAAAGGCTAAGAATATTAAATCCATAATCGAGGTAGATCAAAGAGACCTGAAAATAAACTCTTCCCTTTCTTCTCACACTTTAGGTTTTGTGAAACACTATAAAAATATCTACCCGCTAATATCCCCTAGTATTCTCTTTAATAAAAAGAACCCTTCTCTAGACAGTTTATTTGATAAAAATCGGGTTACAGTTGTTATCATACAGATTGATTCTAAAGCGTATGCCCTTCCAGTTACTCAGGTGATAACAATTGAAGAGGCTAAAAAAGTAGAAATAGAAAACAGTGAAGTTTCTGTTTTTGCTCTAAGAAACGGGTTTGTTGAAGAACTTAATGTTAAGATCTTTGAAAACTTAAAGGTTCCTTTTCTTAATCTGAAATCAGAGAGAGAGAAGCTAGAAAAGTCACAACAAAGGAAAAAGAGTTACTACCTTGAAGTAACCATAGAAGGTAAAAAATTTTGTATTGATGCAAGACTCGTAAGAAAAGTAGTAGAATTGGATTCTATTTCCGGCGTCCGTCTATCGGATCAAAAGTGGATAAGTGAGGTATATTCTGTAGGTGGAGAAGCTATTAAAGCAGGAAATCTCAAAAAACTTTTGGAAATTGAAGAAAAAACCAAAGAAAAGTTTCTTGTAATTCTTGAAAAAAACAAAAAAACATTTGCACTTGTGGTTGACAAAGTTGAGGATATTATAGAAATTACAGAAGATAAAAAAACTAAAAGTTTTAAAAGTAATGACATTTTAAGTGATTTTATAAATACTAACAATGACGTTATCCCTTTAATTTCCTCTTCTTTTCTAGAGGAAATTCTTGAGAAGGAATCTACTGCAGTTCACAAAAAGGAGGAACATAAAAAAGAAAGCTCAGAAGAAGAAAATACTTATTTAATCGTTAAAATTGGTAATGTAAGAATAGGAATTGAGCTCAAAAATGTAAAAAAACTTGTACGCTCTGAAAATACTAGAGTAACAAGCTATAGGAACCTTGGAGGAATTGTTCAGGTGGGGCAAGAAATCTTCCCTATACTTAACATTGCCAATGAGCTTGACGAAAAAATTAGACTGGATTTGAAAAGAGCAGATTACTTAATTGTAGAGAAAGATAACAGGAACATCGCTATCCCAATTTCCCAAGTTGAAGGATTAACGAAGACTTCCACAAGTCAAATTACTGGTTCTAATAAGAGAAACATCTTTTCAAAGGCAATTGTCGACGAAAATGGTGAAGCATTAAGCATTCTTAACACAGATTTATTACTAAGGAGAGCTTATGAGTCTTAAGCCGACTGAAAAAGAACTAAAATTGCTCTTTGATACCTTAACAAAAATATCTGGTATAACTTTTGATGAAAAAAAATTCAAGGACATCTATAAACATAAGCTCTCTGACTTTATTGAATCTTTGTCTTATTCTGATTTTAATAAATTTCTTTTGGATATTTCTTTAGGTAGAAACAAAAAGGTTCTAACTGAACTTATAAATAGAATTACAATCAATGAAACCTACTTTTTCAGGGAATCTTATCAGTTTCAAGTTCTCATAGATTACTGTATACCTGAATTAGTGAAAAACAAGGTTACGGGCGAACCTATAAAAATTCTATGCGCTCCCTGTTCTTCAGGAGAAGAAGTTTACTCTATAATGATTTACCTTCTAGAAGAAGGGAAGTACATAGAACGGTACGATTTTATGATTCTCGGAATAGACATTGATACAAATGTAATCAACAAAGCCAAGAAAGGAATTTACAGGTCCAGAAGTGTTCATAAACTAAACAAGGAGCTCCTTGAGAAATACTTCAAAAAGACTGCCGATAATAGATACCAAATTAAAAGATTTTTAAGGGAAAATGCAAATTTTCTTACAGTGAATATACTAGATAGGAATAATATGCTAAAGCTTGGAAAATTTAATATCATACTTTCTCGCAATATGTTAATTTACTTCGACCAAAAAAACAGAGAACAGGTGATAAAAACATTTTATGAAATGCTTAATCCAAAAGGGTTCCTTTTCCTTGGACATGCGGAAAATATTAATGTCCCAGATATGTTTGAAGTTGTACGTTTTGGAAACAATTTCTTCTATAGGAAAAGGTAGAAACTTTAAATTTAACTTTCTCCAAGTTCAAATATAAACTTTTGAATATCGGGAAAATCAAGAACTTTAACAGCTCCTCCTTTTTCTTTAGCAACTTTAGGCATTCCATAAACAGCCGCTGTTTTTTCACTCTCAGCAATGGTAAAAGCTCCAGCCTTCCTAAGAGCAACCATCCCTTCAGCCCCATCGTACCCTATACCTGTAAGTAAGACAGCAACAACATCTTTACTCCCTATAACACTTAAAGCTGAAAAGAAGGTTTCATCTACAGAAGGAACAAAGAACAAACCTTTAATGTTCGGAACAATTTTACAAACTATTTTTTCTCTGTTTTGCTGAAGATGAAGATGATAACCGGCTTTGGCTATTACAGCTCTACCTGGTATAAGTTCCATTCCTTCTTCTGCTTCTAATACCTCCAATTTAGAAATAGAATTCAGCCTTTCTGCAAAACGCTTGCTAAAACCTTTAGGAAAATGTTGAACTATACATAAGGAGTGTGGATAATCTTCCGGAAGGGAAACGAGTATCTTCTCTATTAATCTCGGTCCACCCGTAGAAGCTCCAACAATTATCAGCTTATTTTTTCCCTCTTTCTTTGGTTCTTTTTTTATTTTCCTTTCTAAAAAAGCCAATTTTCTTGGTAAAGTAGAAATCTCTTTAGGAGAAAAACTAACTATTAAAGAAGGTTTAAAAGAAGAAGAAAGCTTAAAACTTTTGGTGCCTGAAACGGCTACAAGAATTGGAATTTTTTTCAAAAGCCAAGGGTAGTCGTTACTTAACCTATCCATAAGCTGTTCTTCAAAAATCAGTGCAAAGAAAGAGTCCTCTTTAAGTTGTTGCAAAGACATATTAAAGAGAGGTTCTGCTGAGTACTTATTTGAAATGTACCTTTTAACCAGCTTTTCCTTTAAAGGTGTTTTAAAAGCCATAAGAGTTTTCTTCCTTTCCATCTTGTCTTCCAAGTTTCTCCACAAAGCTAGCGGATTTGATCGGTTATGTTACATATCTAAATATAGTTTCAATTAACCTAAGAAAAGACTTAACTAAATTTCCTTCCTTGCTTTTTCTTCAGCAAGCTTTATACCATAATTCTAAACTGATTTTGAAGGAGGAGCTTTTGTTTAAGTTTACCGTAGTTTCAACAGATGGAAATTCAAGGTTAGGAGGTCTTAGCGTAGGAGAGCTGAAGGAGGAGATGTACAGAATTACCCGCTTGGTAGCTCCCAACCTTCCACCGGATAAGCCTCGCTACTTAATGGGCGTTGGAACTCCCGAAGACATCTTAGAGGCTGTTGAGGCAGGCGTTGATATGTTCGACTGCGTTATGCCTACTAGGAACGCAAGGAACGGAACCCTCTTTACGAGTGCTGTTGAGAAGTTTGTTTATCTTAGGATAGCAGTATAGCTTACATAAAGCTATTGGCATAACCCTAAAGTTATTTTAAATTTCTCTTTTCATTAATTAATTTCAACATAATTCACTTTTGTTGGTAAATAAACTAAACCGGTAAAGAATTCTTTCTTAAAGCCTGCTACCTCAAATGAACAAGCGTTATCTATCCAGTGGTAACACCTTTGAGAATGAACCTCACCTTCATGGACTGCAACTGTTATAGTATACTTTCCAGGTCCTAAATTAACGGGCAATTTAAATTTGACTTCATACTTTTTTCCCTTTTTAAGTCTTATTTTTTTCTTTAAATGAAAAGTGTTTGTTCCGAATATATCTTGACCAAACTTATCCCTTATGAGAATTCCAACAGTTGCATTTTCAATATCTTTGTAAGCAAATAACTTAATCCTTACTTCTGCTTCTTCACCGCTACTTACTGTGTTGCTATTTGAGTTTGCTCCCTTAAATTCAACTTCTTCAATTTTAACTTCAAAAGTTCCATAAGACTCTTTTTTCTCTATATCAAACTTTACCCCTTCTTCATCGTTCATTTTAGCTATTAAAAAGTTATACCTATTAATAACTTTCTCTGGACTCCCTTCTTCAAGAACTTCACCTTTATGAAGAAGAATTGCTCTATCACACAAAATTTTAACTGCATTAAGGTCATGAGAAACAAAAATTATTGACCCTCCTTTCTCCTTAAACTCCTTAATTCTTCTCATACACTTCTGTTGAAAGTGTGCATCTCCCACCGATAAAGCTTCATCAACAACGAAACAATCAGGATCTGCATGGATAGCTATTGAAAAGGCCAACCTCATTACCATTCCAGAGGAATAGGTCTTGAGAGGCTCAAATATGAAATCTCCCAGCTCAGAAAACTCTATTATCCTCTCCAGCTTACTACTTATTTCCTCTTTCTCCATTCCTAAGAGCATTCCATTCAGATAGATATTCTCAAGTCCCGTCATCTCAAAGTTAAATCCAGTCCCCAGCTCTAAAAGGCCGGTAATCCTACCGTCTACTTTTACCGTTCCTTCATCTGGAAGAATAACTCCAGTTAAGATTTTAAGGAGAGTTGATTTTCCTGCACCGTTGGGCCCTATTATCCCCAAAACCTCTCCTTCTTGAACCGTAAAAGAAACTCCCTTAAGAGCTTCATAGATACTATGATACTTCCTTTTAAAGAGAATCTCTTTTAACCTATCTGACGGTTTCTTATAAAGCTTAAACCTCTTCCTTAAGTCTTTAACCTCAACCATCCTATAAGAAGTCTCTCACATCCTTTTCTAGTTTTTTAAAAATAAAAATAGCTAAACCAAGTAAAAACAGTGAGAAAACAGATACAAAAATGAAAGTTTCAAAATTTAACTGCTCTCTTACTACAAAACTCTTTTGATAAACCTGAATGAAAGCATAGGCCGGATTTAAATTGACAATTTCTTTTACTTTCTCCGGAAGTATTGATTCAACGTAAACTATAGGAGTAAACCAAAACCATATCTGCATAATTACATTTACAATTTCCCGAATATCTCTTATAAAAACATTCAAAGTTGCTAAAATCAAACCTAGACTATACGCAAAAACCTGTTGAACAACATATGCTACAGGCACAATAACAACTGATGAACTTGGCTCAATCCCGAGGATAAAAAGAACGCAAAGTAAAATTCCCATACCAATTACAAATGTTATAGATTCAAAAATTGCAACAGTAAGAGGCAGCAAAGGTAGAGAAATAGGAACCTTCGTTATTATATGTCTCATTTCAATAAATACATTTGATGATCTCACTACAGTATTTGAGAAAGCATTCCACGGTATTAATCCTGAAGCAAGATATAGGCCGTAGCTGTAAGTTGTTGGTATTCCTTTAATCTTCGCTCCCATTACCTTTGAGAATATAACTGTGTAAATAAAAATATTGATTGCAGGCCAAAGGAAAGACCACCAGATACCCAAAACTGAGCCGACGTACCTCTCCTTAAAGTCCCTCTTTACAAGTTCTATTAGAAATTTCAATCTCTGCATTTTCCCATTTAAACCATGAATTAGCAAATCTAAGATTGTCTTCTGTTAGGTTAGCCGTTAAATAAAGGACTTCAAGGTAAGCTGTCAAGCCTTTATGTACCTCCTCAATGGCAGAAAGTCTGTCCTTTAAGTAAGACTCTTTACTGTTGAGAAGGTCAAATACTGTTTTAGCTCCAAGCTTTAATCCTTCTCTATTTAAGGCTATCAACTTTTCATCAATTCTTAGTTTTTCTTTTAAATACTTAAGGTTCTCGGTGGCTTTTCTTAACCTTTCCAAACTGTCCTCAAGCTGAGTTCTCTTTTCCCGTAAGGTGTTTTCTCTCTCTGCTATTGCAGCTCTCTCAAGGGCAAGGGCTTCTAGTTTCTGGGCTGTTATCAATCCTCCTTGATACAGGGGAAAGTCAACGGTTATAGCTGCCCTCTTATCCTTTGAAGCCACCGATACTGCTGAACTAGAGGTATAACTGTAACTGAACGATAAGTCAACCTTAGGGTACCTATTGTATGACCTTACATCTATTTCGCTTCTGGCTATTTTAATATTCTCTTCAGCAATTCTTACCTCAAAATTATTTGCTATATCACCCTTAAGCTCCTCAGCTTTATTGAGGAACGGTTCTAGGGAATCAATTAAATTTAAAGTAGGCTTACTTTTAAGTTTACCAACTATCAGTTCTAAGTTTTTTAAAGTACTGTCAGCTTCAATTTCCGATTCTCTTAAACCAAATTTCGCATCCTGATATGACTTCTCAATATTGAATAAAGTATCCTGCGTTTCCTTCTTTCTCTTAATGAGTTCTTCTACTCTCTTAAGCCTTTCAAACTCAAGATTAATTAACTTACTATACAGTAATTTTTTTGTTTTTGAATAACTTAAATGCAAAAGAGTAGTTACTACCAAATATTTAATGTACTGTTTCTCTTGTTGTACTTTAAGTTCATCTACTTTACTGTAAAGTTCACTCTGTTCAATTTTAGCCTTAATCTCCGGATGATAAACAGGTTGTCTCAGGACCAGGTAATAGTACTTTAAAGTTCGTCTTACTTCGCTTGAGTAGTAAGGCTTGTACTCCTGCCATCCAAAGTAAGTACTTATTGAAAATTGAGGTCTCCTCTGAGCCCTAAACTGTTCAGTTCTGTACTTATCGGCTTCCTTACGATAGAGCAGGGAAGTTAGCTTATAGTCTTTCTGCTCTGCTATCTTTAAAAGATTTTCTAAAGTATTAGCTTCTGCGTTAAAGAGGAAAACTAAAACTATAGCCAAGGAAGCTACAACTCTGATCATTAACTTGCCCTGAATGCCGATTTTATAAGAATTATTAGAGGTTGTATTAGGTACTCAATCGGAGAAAGTCTTTCGGCCTTTATGTAGGCAACGGCTGGCATCCCTGGGACTAGAATAAAACCATTATCCCTTAGCTGTTTCTTCCCCTTTTCGGTTAAAACTATATGAGCTTCGTAGTATTCTAACCTTCTATCCTTCTCATCTGGAAGGGTATCGT
This genomic stretch from Thermovibrio guaymasensis harbors:
- a CDS encoding CheR family methyltransferase; this encodes MSLKPTEKELKLLFDTLTKISGITFDEKKFKDIYKHKLSDFIESLSYSDFNKFLLDISLGRNKKVLTELINRITINETYFFRESYQFQVLIDYCIPELVKNKVTGEPIKILCAPCSSGEEVYSIMIYLLEEGKYIERYDFMILGIDIDTNVINKAKKGIYRSRSVHKLNKELLEKYFKKTADNRYQIKRFLRENANFLTVNILDRNNMLKLGKFNIILSRNMLIYFDQKNREQVIKTFYEMLNPKGFLFLGHAENINVPDMFEVVRFGNNFFYRKR
- a CDS encoding TolC family protein, with the translated sequence MIRVVASLAIVLVFLFNAEANTLENLLKIAEQKDYKLTSLLYRKEADKYRTEQFRAQRRPQFSISTYFGWQEYKPYYSSEVRRTLKYYYLVLRQPVYHPEIKAKIEQSELYSKVDELKVQQEKQYIKYLVVTTLLHLSYSKTKKLLYSKLINLEFERLKRVEELIKRKKETQDTLFNIEKSYQDAKFGLRESEIEADSTLKNLELIVGKLKSKPTLNLIDSLEPFLNKAEELKGDIANNFEVRIAEENIKIARSEIDVRSYNRYPKVDLSFSYSYTSSSAVSVASKDKRAAITVDFPLYQGGLITAQKLEALALERAAIAERENTLREKRTQLEDSLERLRKATENLKYLKEKLRIDEKLIALNREGLKLGAKTVFDLLNSKESYLKDRLSAIEEVHKGLTAYLEVLYLTANLTEDNLRFANSWFKWENAEIEISNRTCKEGL
- a CDS encoding ABC transporter ATP-binding protein, producing the protein MVEVKDLRKRFKLYKKPSDRLKEILFKRKYHSIYEALKGVSFTVQEGEVLGIIGPNGAGKSTLLKILTGVILPDEGTVKVDGRITGLLELGTGFNFEMTGLENIYLNGMLLGMEKEEISSKLERIIEFSELGDFIFEPLKTYSSGMVMRLAFSIAIHADPDCFVVDEALSVGDAHFQQKCMRRIKEFKEKGGSIIFVSHDLNAVKILCDRAILLHKGEVLEEGSPEKVINRYNFLIAKMNDEEGVKFDIEKKESYGTFEVKIEEVEFKGANSNSNTVSSGEEAEVRIKLFAYKDIENATVGILIRDKFGQDIFGTNTFHLKKKIRLKKGKKYEVKFKLPVNLGPGKYTITVAVHEGEVHSQRCYHWIDNACSFEVAGFKKEFFTGLVYLPTKVNYVEIN
- a CDS encoding chemotaxis protein CheW — encoded protein: MKENILVVRIGKEFLAIKAKNIKSIIEVDQRDLKINSSLSSHTLGFVKHYKNIYPLISPSILFNKKNPSLDSLFDKNRVTVVIIQIDSKAYALPVTQVITIEEAKKVEIENSEVSVFALRNGFVEELNVKIFENLKVPFLNLKSEREKLEKSQQRKKSYYLEVTIEGKKFCIDARLVRKVVELDSISGVRLSDQKWISEVYSVGGEAIKAGNLKKLLEIEEKTKEKFLVILEKNKKTFALVVDKVEDIIEITEDKKTKSFKSNDILSDFINTNNDVIPLISSSFLEEILEKESTAVHKKEEHKKESSEEENTYLIVKIGNVRIGIELKNVKKLVRSENTRVTSYRNLGGIVQVGQEIFPILNIANELDEKIRLDLKRADYLIVEKDNRNIAIPISQVEGLTKTSTSQITGSNKRNIFSKAIVDENGEALSILNTDLLLRRAYES
- a CDS encoding ABC transporter permease, translated to MKFLIELVKRDFKERYVGSVLGIWWSFLWPAINIFIYTVIFSKVMGAKIKGIPTTYSYGLYLASGLIPWNAFSNTVVRSSNVFIEMRHIITKVPISLPLLPLTVAIFESITFVIGMGILLCVLFILGIEPSSSVVIVPVAYVVQQVFAYSLGLILATLNVFIRDIREIVNVIMQIWFWFTPIVYVESILPEKVKEIVNLNPAYAFIQVYQKSFVVREQLNFETFIFVSVFSLFLLGLAIFIFKKLEKDVRDFL
- a CDS encoding CheB methylesterase domain-containing protein, whose protein sequence is MDRLSNDYPWLLKKIPILVAVSGTKSFKLSSSFKPSLIVSFSPKEISTLPRKLAFLERKIKKEPKKEGKNKLIIVGASTGGPRLIEKILVSLPEDYPHSLCIVQHFPKGFSKRFAERLNSISKLEVLEAEEGMELIPGRAVIAKAGYHLHLQQNREKIVCKIVPNIKGLFFVPSVDETFFSALSVIGSKDVVAVLLTGIGYDGAEGMVALRKAGAFTIAESEKTAAVYGMPKVAKEKGGAVKVLDFPDIQKFIFELGES